From one Puniceicoccus vermicola genomic stretch:
- a CDS encoding crossover junction endodeoxyribonuclease RuvC: MARKSNGKLWAEFVRSGGTAKNRASTPERVDRRPMDGIILGVDPSLRGTGIAVIETKGRQATLLHSEVFRFPPSYKTEGCIGEISRRLDKILQDFPIKVAAVEEAIYVQNYRTALVLGAARGSAIAAMVLRGVEINEYPPLRIKQAVVGYGRASKEQLRSTLVQMVAGATEKISLDESDATAVAMCHWFTTKRPHITS, encoded by the coding sequence GTGGCGAGAAAATCAAATGGAAAACTTTGGGCGGAATTCGTCCGCAGCGGAGGAACGGCGAAAAACCGGGCCTCCACTCCGGAACGGGTCGACCGACGTCCGATGGACGGCATCATTCTCGGAGTCGATCCCAGTCTACGCGGGACGGGGATCGCTGTGATCGAAACCAAGGGACGCCAGGCGACCCTGCTTCACTCCGAGGTTTTTCGATTTCCGCCGTCTTACAAAACGGAGGGATGCATTGGCGAGATATCCCGGCGCCTCGATAAGATTCTTCAGGATTTCCCCATCAAAGTTGCTGCCGTCGAAGAGGCCATCTACGTCCAGAATTATCGGACCGCACTGGTTCTGGGAGCCGCCCGCGGATCGGCGATCGCTGCCATGGTCCTTCGCGGGGTTGAAATTAACGAATATCCCCCGCTCCGCATCAAACAAGCCGTGGTGGGCTACGGTCGAGCGAGTAAGGAGCAATTGCGCAGCACTCTTGTGCAGATGGTCGCTGGCGCGACCGAGAAAATCTCCCTCGACGAGTCCGATGCGACCGCGGTCGCCATGTGCCACTGGTTCACGACCAAACGGCCCCACATCACCTCCTGA
- a CDS encoding phytoene desaturase family protein, whose translation MSSSQYDSLVIGGGFGGLSAACRIAAAGKSVRLLEKNSHLGGKCDYFERDGFRFDLGPSVLTLPFVLDDLFQSVGRDRRDYLEIEPVEPGCSYFFSDGSRFDAPGTMDDFESAIAESFPDEIDGFRRFRAYITRLWEVSGPAFLFNPPGLPALRSIPWAKALRALPDFLPGRMEPRLRKYFRDPRLIQLFSRFATYNGSDPHQTPAIFNVVAYAELAFGSWRCRGGMYALVQALEKLAGELGVGIETNAEVDRVSFDSQGRVTGVSLSDGEMLQSPSVICNQDTLQSRTGPLLADHPAHSQQARRTARKEASSSGFVILMALQNRHPDLACHNVFFPGDYREEFHALFTEPRPLPDPTLYLSRPSATEPHLAPEGKEGWFVLVNAPSLQKFQNWENDAYASRVIEQLLQRYPIDPEEIEWSHYHGPTFYQESYRAWNGSLYGMSSNTQRQAFLRSPNRDRRCPGLFYAGGSAHPGGGIPLALLSGNFAADACLSFLDP comes from the coding sequence ATGTCCTCCTCTCAGTATGACAGCCTCGTAATCGGTGGGGGATTCGGAGGACTCTCGGCCGCCTGTCGCATCGCTGCAGCCGGGAAATCGGTGCGCCTCCTCGAGAAAAATTCCCACCTCGGTGGGAAATGCGATTATTTTGAGCGGGACGGGTTTCGTTTCGATCTGGGTCCCTCGGTCCTGACCCTCCCCTTCGTCCTCGATGATTTATTTCAATCTGTCGGTCGCGACCGCCGGGACTATCTAGAGATCGAACCGGTGGAACCGGGCTGCAGTTATTTCTTTTCCGACGGATCCCGATTCGATGCCCCCGGGACAATGGACGACTTTGAATCAGCGATTGCCGAGAGCTTTCCCGATGAGATCGACGGATTTCGACGATTCAGAGCCTACATTACGCGCCTTTGGGAAGTCAGCGGACCCGCTTTCCTTTTCAACCCGCCGGGCCTCCCGGCTCTTCGTTCGATCCCTTGGGCGAAAGCCCTCCGAGCCCTCCCCGATTTCCTTCCCGGTCGAATGGAACCCCGGTTGCGGAAATATTTTCGAGATCCTCGCCTCATCCAATTGTTTTCCCGCTTTGCCACCTACAACGGCTCAGATCCACACCAAACCCCGGCCATCTTCAATGTGGTTGCCTACGCCGAGCTGGCCTTTGGCTCTTGGCGATGCCGCGGCGGCATGTACGCCTTGGTCCAGGCGCTCGAAAAACTCGCCGGTGAACTCGGAGTGGGAATCGAAACCAACGCCGAGGTCGACCGAGTTTCTTTCGATTCTCAAGGACGGGTAACAGGAGTCTCACTGTCCGACGGAGAGATGCTCCAGTCCCCCTCCGTCATTTGCAATCAGGACACCCTCCAAAGCCGGACAGGCCCCCTCTTGGCCGATCACCCCGCCCACTCCCAACAGGCCCGGCGCACCGCGCGCAAGGAGGCTTCCAGCAGTGGATTTGTCATCTTGATGGCCCTGCAAAACCGTCACCCCGATCTAGCCTGTCACAACGTGTTTTTCCCGGGAGACTACCGCGAGGAATTTCATGCCCTGTTCACCGAGCCCCGACCTCTTCCCGATCCGACTCTCTACCTTTCGCGCCCCTCGGCCACCGAGCCCCATCTCGCCCCGGAGGGCAAGGAGGGATGGTTCGTCCTCGTCAACGCCCCGAGCCTACAGAAGTTTCAAAATTGGGAAAACGACGCCTACGCCAGTCGAGTCATCGAACAGCTCCTCCAGCGCTATCCGATCGACCCTGAGGAAATCGAATGGTCGCACTACCACGGCCCGACCTTTTATCAGGAATCCTACCGCGCCTGGAATGGATCTCTCTACGGGATGAGTTCCAATACTCAGCGACAAGCCTTCCTTCGCTCCCCGAATCGTGACCGCCGTTGCCCGGGTTTGTTTTATGCGGGAGGATCTGCCCATCCCGGAGGAGGAATTCCCCTCGCCCTCTTAAGTGGCAACTTCGCAGCGGACGCCTGCCTCTCATTTCTCGACCCATGA